A single genomic interval of Helianthus annuus cultivar XRQ/B chromosome 6, HanXRQr2.0-SUNRISE, whole genome shotgun sequence harbors:
- the LOC110865492 gene encoding adenylyl-sulfate kinase, chloroplastic-like isoform X1 — MSFHGSKVFNRIQPSLSCFIAVWIGYSDFLVMNRFFETIFRVRAHWLVHYLRGLHSRGKLTYALDGDNVRHGLNSDLTFQPEDRVKNIRRIREVAKLFSDAGVICIASVISPYRKDRDSCRAKLPTGDFIEAFMDMPLCVCEARDPKGLYKLTKDAEVRFIYNFTYMYKPKNLLYNTLMHKNT, encoded by the exons GTTTTCAATCGGATTCAGCCGTCGTTAAGCTGTTTTATCGCTGTTTGGATTGGGTACTCTGATTTTTTGGTAATGAACAGGTTCTTCGAGACGATATTCCGG GTAAGAGCACATTGGCTTGTGCATTATCTACGCGGTTTGCATTCTCGAGGGAAGCTAACATACGCCCTTGATGGTGATAATGTCAGGCATGGTCTTAACAGTGATCTTACGTTCCAACCAGAAGACCGTGTTAAGAATATAAGAAGAATCA GAGAAGTTGCAAAGTTGTTCTCTGATGCTGGAGTTATCTGCATTGCCAGTGTGATATCTCCCTACAGAAAAGATCGCGATTCTTGTCGAGCCAAACTTCCGACGGGAGATTTCATTGAG GCTTTCATGGATATGCCTTTATGTGTTTGTGAGGCCAGGGATCCAAAGGGTTTATACAAGCTGACAAAAGATGCTGAAGTAAGGTTTATATATAATTTTACCTACATGTACAAGCCTAAAAACCTATTGTACAACACTTTGATGCATAAAAACACCTAA